A stretch of the Theileria equi strain WA chromosome 1, complete sequence genome encodes the following:
- a CDS encoding hypothetical protein (encoded by transcript BEWA_022250A), producing the protein MPYASGNVTFGHDAEDGNTYDFSSDGYLPKDQQEFPFFENYGIASAPEKVCNPQIGLSTKEANERIIEILEAVISKYEHRLSKIDALLECFKTDTLLAITSFLLLCFSLVYHAWVFCRNNSFNAHRAIHNNMDGIWQYCLEASFLLPWITLNAYIKVMIRRTKSNRTNERVKEILELYKEQIYLPIHAEFEQKNFTLDPPCSSLVPVYRDFEWVRLPTNVIVTGDVFKLQVGDVFPCDCKRIRFDQGTLEIMDTVFKCGSTCDSVSSEASKSDENRLNESSMVHIDGTFIAQSDACITQLESFLDAKKRSQYKRTRGNGSRMDNVKSTEPDSPMVSGERVSCNPNESNRQAKRKSVWNLDDTTHILDRKITVRSLICYFTVSLLTAVLHVLWRSGKFQTLAIVIARLFICLVFPGFEPIINLCDIWGNVKLQSLFHWYQDQRYKDEINPEQSVSSSSLVSGSSVDSVDTEMAADQIPLSNQLKELSTVFKRGLDGEGSLIKTLSSVTLLCFVDDIGILTEGYASPQEICIVKDPSIEKPSVEGGAGFDSISRTDNFYKGEEGLQTFRGSNDTVSYEKNRFNSLDTSKSSIESSKYKLDPTFPTECPVDHRAHGKVSFDKKYEFERNNSKFSFKDEGYDDKEDLVILDVFSDPGDFGKHYIRLTNSFERSCMPKLRPLTFAMALTQFPRYKALSNLRTPTELLYAYLGRLANSDFTNFTDCQCTLAGSVGLRRSFIRRFRLLRFIVLHDESYGDDGKILLFFFRDFRKQIVQMIVKCDINVILDKHVNFHCNKEIVPVTPNLSRKLKDLSMQWVSSGMSPLAYAYKPIHVEEFNLLMTLVPFVSVYNIRNFDSTRKGAESKRYKTYLRMREDDALGMYYEKSLRLKNLHDNEEVVEDAEHDGNYRRRVLSRYVGEMVTSCIKNSILLGVTASKREFPKEVPNRIKDFHDAGIRFVYFSKHGEKKTRIFGSLLGLETSWNSMISLSASDKTFINQEGRMVLPNGIENIRQHIEEVDDIPLQVSLFYNCTPSNTAEMLNILRDSGETIMCIGGGLTPSNFNLFKEANCSICVALGYHPVCRFCKGKRWEGVAKAHIFDDPVPEFRLSAALTSLPCALQTWQVFRVADPYFVMEMLFEVFKEARHMAMNMQEGGAFIRLAYHALVWMMFVEAALEKPNNGSTTHGYTTGGRTIQVTKSEEPSGSDFYRYTHQDKESGGQEPFNLEKILNDTSSPIPGIPPKGSDDKVTSVSAYYWKYENNGGLPKKLLLIGVTTDMLGTKYYGNRKSDGGNKWIGLGQNSKPELINDDIERTLDDLVCSNCDAVTIDLSKGTSMGGDKPYCCRCKHHSNGSDQRKISVTKGEIRVNGSKSADYYKHEIKNGDKVAKIRYYLDGEGLQKTNDPKKRRRIKIPRLGFPTSRIQAVSAFYCGGNPVLIYVDSGKGHAATGWYHKSTNSNDNGNENWTEVKDLSGVTPETITECNKYNKLAKELSCASEVICLKPPPPTPKEPGHSGSTEASQPGASNASATAGSLDGVQSRGGSGTATIPSPPTITNSESTTTPAAGGVQGPGNDANPSGCDPGIKDPSALVTHCKGKEMSAVLGLQAEVTDETGGKGDATHAGGSQSSEDDDGKNGEIGDSGKGEKGEEGSTGDDQDGPRPTQKDGESAPIVATTTVAATGTTALAGYVSSGVFAGADGGLSFVLSAILYKDKLLPGIIPYPIPVQTVFTYRTYEGKILLIRLQGKGTQTYYFNPDTNEDVEKVIFSKFVVSNTPFDKNDVYEILQNISENSGLDLVKLNQRKNHIAIELLGENDIIFDLTHKPPKHTYISEITNIQLTISSYRDIGGFIKIQHIPTSYTQFRVLGIRLKGSDYMKVKGGFPNYLITEFYVYYGNSDHNHIYPLLIDLKVVPGAIDSSGYIPSRYYITKNTLEGKWDIRKVGSVIDEKTELGQILQNIATNEKLNIVLMGENIKNKLYDIRNGLPIDLTQTTAGDIGYTGTYISDEVYIPYKKETSYNAYSYSIRHAYNIPRFPIKSINTSEGTISGKQLPLLNTMFWKINVYCKSNSYNDPVLIELIGLYNNNRDATESPMCAYYYCKEGSKWMGYILSTTVGESGKDMENVIKHIKQNYGKVNLEDSGTLEDLKSKLTRYPPVDTGLETEDIKDTDSDGVKEESGEGGTPQKTDQQTSGPSAGAIAGYTTTGGVVAAETVNFALDTGWSVFRRTIDFALIAFVYIPIISIALLANPITDRIMHYMPSKSGEDDNNKVKTYTRTYPRLCLVTTITALVFCIYLYYIETHIRKSLNLSLESCNSFLTAPRLSCVCETSAMIRGAYNAKYHPNTSLILSQTLTSVFMLIFFIISSSSWIDKYSMFDIETLKHYKWMISCFVILTIQIANVSLRIALAGISVDSELLKLICKVSASLLAFLLPIVLFDHCIKYLVQRDKNSEQKFLELLFSTRLGTWSPK; encoded by the exons TTCCTCTCTAGTGCCAGTATACAGAGATTTTGAATGGGTACGTTTGCCCACAAATGTTATCGTCACTGGCGATGTCTTCAAGTTACAGGTTGGAGATGTATTTCCATGCGACTGCAAACGCATAAGGTTTGATCAGGGGACCCTAGAGATTATGGACACAGTTTTTAAATGCGGAAGCACATGTGACTCTGTTTCATCAGAAGCAAGTAAGAGCGATGAGAATAGACTAAATGAATCGTCAATGGTCCATATCGATGGCACATTTATAGCGCAATCAGATGCGTGCATTACACAATTGGAAAGTTTTTTAGATGCCAAGAAAAGGAGTCAATATAAAAGAACAAGGGGAAATGGGTCTAGAATGGACAATGTAAAAAGTACAGAACCTGATTCCCCAATGGTATCCGGAGAGAGAGTTTCTTGCAATCCAAACGAGAGTAATAGACAGGCAAAGAGAAAATCTGTCTGGAATTTGGATGATACAACCCATATTTTGGATAGAAAAATAACGGTACGTAGCCTAATATGCTATTTTACAGTGTCATTGCTCACGGCTGTACTTCATGTTCTCTGGAGAAGTGGAAAGTTTCAAACTCTTGCTATAGTAATAGCCAGACTCTTTATCTGTCTAGTGTTCCCAGGATTTGAACCCATTATAAATCTTTGTGACATTTGGGGAAATGTAAAACTCCAGTCGTTATTTCACTGGTATCAGGATCAAAGGTATAAAGATGAGATTAATCCAGAACAAAGTGTTTCATCTTCAAGCCTAGTTAGCGGTTCATCTGTAGATTCTGTTGATACAGAAATGGCTGCTGATCAAATCCCACTTTCCAACCAACTAAAAGAGCTAAGCACAGTGTTTAAGAGAGGACTGGACGGTGAAGGAAGCCTAATTAAAACACTGAGTTCTGTGACACTCTTGTGTTTTGTAGATGATATAGGAATATTAACAGAGGGATATGCATCTCCACAAGAGATTTGTATTGTAAAGGATCCAAGTATTGAAAAGCCATCTGTTGAGGGAGGAGCCGGTTTTGATTCTATATCCAGAACGGATAATTTTTATAAAGGTGAGGAGGGACTGCAAACATTTAGAGGAAGTAATGATACTGTATCATATGAAAAAAACCGTTTTAACTCGCTGGATACATCTAAATCTAGCatagaatcatcaaaataCAAACTAGATCCAACGTTTCCTACAGAGTGTCCGGTGGACCATAGGGCACATGGTAAAGTTAGCTTTGACAAAAAGTATGAGTTTGAGCGTAATAATTCTAAATTCTCGTTTAAAGACGAGGGATATGATGACAAGGAAGATCTTGTAATATTGGACGTATTTAGTGATCCTGGAGACTTTGGAAAACATTACATCAGACTTACAAATTCCTTTGAGCGTTCTTGTATGCCAAAATTACGTCCTCTAACTTTTGCAATGGCCCTCACCCAATTTCCAAGATACAAGGCACTTTCCAATTTGAGGACTCCTACGGAACTCCTTTATGCATACCTTGGAAGACTTGCAAACTCTGactttacaaactttacaGATTGCCAATGCACATTAGCTGGATCTGTTGGTTTACGTCGTTCCTTCATAAGAAGATTTAGGTTGCTTCGCTTTATTGTATTGCATGATGAATCTTACGGTGACGATGGTAAGATCCTCCTCTTTTTTTTCCGGGATTTTAGGAAACAAATTGTACAAATGATTGTAAAATGTGATATCAATGTGATTCTAGACAAGCATGTGAATTTTCACTGCAATAAGGAAATTGTCCCAGTAACTCCAAACTTGTCAAGAAAACTAAAGGATTTAAGTATGCAATGGGTTTCTTCCGGAATGTCTCCATTAGCGTATGCATATAAACCCATTCATGTAGAGGAATTTAATCTTTTAATGACTCTCGTTCCATTTGTATCAGTGTACAATATACGCAATTTTGATTCCACTCGCAAAGGTGCTGAATCTAAAAGATACAAAACTTATTTGCGCATGAGAGAAGATGATGCATTAGGAATGTATTATGAAAAATCATTGCgtttgaaaaatttgcatgataatgaagaagttgtaGAGGATGCAGAACATGATGGTAATTATAGGCGCCGTGTCCTGTCCAGATATGTAGGTGAAATGGTTACTTCATGTATCAAAAATTCTATTCTTTTGGGTGTAACAGCTTCAAAGCGAGAATTCCCCAAAGAGGTTCCAAATAGAATAAAAGATTTTCACGATGCTGGTATAAGATTTGTTTACTTTTCCAAACACGGTGAAAAGAAGACTAGGATCTTTGGAAGTCTTTTAGGATTGGAAACCAGTTGGAATTCAATGATTAGTCTTTCGGCATCAGACAAAACATTTATCAACCAGGAAGGTCGTATGGTCCTTCCAAATGGTATAGAAAACATTAGACAACATATTGAGGAAGTTGACGATATTCCACTTCAGGTTTCTCTATTTTACAACTGTACACCATCAAACACTGCAGAAATGTTGAACATTTTGAGAGATAGTGGAGAAACTATAATGTGTATTGGTGGAGGTTTAACGCCATCGAATTTTAATTTATTTAAAGAGGCGAATTGTTCCATTTGTGTTGCCCTGGGATATCACCCAGTGTGCAGATTTTGTAAAGGTAAAAGATGGGAAGGTGTAGCAAAAGCCCATATTTTCGATGATCCTGTACCAGAATTTAGACTTTCTGCGGCTCTTACAAGTTTACCATGCGCGTTGCAGACATGGCAAGTATTTAGAGTTGCTGATCCATATTTTGTAATGGAGATGCTTTTTGAGGTTTTCAAGGAGGCCAGACATATGGCGATGAACATGCAAGAAGGTGGCGCATTTATTAGATTGGCATATCACGCACTTGTTTGGATGATGTTTGTTGAAGCGGCCCTCG AAAAGCCAAATAATGGAAGTACTACTCATGGATATACTACCGGAGGTAGGACTATTCAAGTCACAAAATCCGAAGAACCTAGTGGATCTGACTTCTACAGGTACACTCATCAGGATAAGGAATCTGGAGGACAGGAACCATTCAACCTTGAGAAAATACTAAATGATACTAGTAGTCCTATTCCAGGGATTCCTCCTAAAGGATCCGATGATAAGGTAACCTCAGTTTcagcttattactggaagtATGAGAATAATGGTGGCCTACCTAAGAAGCTTCTCTTGATAGGAGTTACCACTGATATGCTTGGAACTAAGTATTATGGCAATAGAAAGAGTGATGGTGGTAATAAGTGGATTGGGCTTGGTCAAAATTCTAAACCTGAACTCATCAATGATGATATTGAAAGGACACTAGATGATCTGGTTTGTTCAAACTGTGATGCGGTTACCATAGATCTTAGCAAGGGCACATCCATGGGTGGTGACAAGCCATACTGTTGCCGGTGTAAGCACCATAGTAATGGTAGTGATCAACGAAAGATCTCTGTTACTAAAGGGGAGATAAGAGTAAATGGTTCCAAAAGTGCTGAttactacaaacatgagataaagaatggagataaagtTGCAAAGATAAGGTACTATCTTGACGGTGAAGGTCTTCAGAAGACTAATGATCCAAAGAAAAGAAGGCGTATAAAGATTCCTAGACTAGGTTTTCCAACCTCTAGAATACAAGCTGTATCTGCATTTTACTGCGGAGGAAATCCAGTACTAATCTATGTTGATTCTGGCAAAGGTCATGCAGCTACTGGTTGGTACCATAAGTCCACTAATAGTAATGATAATGGCAATGAGAATTGGACAGAAGTAAAGGATCTCAGTGGTGTAACACCAGAAACCATTACTGAATGTaacaaatataacaaacTTGCTAAGGAATTAAGTTGTGCAAGTGAAGTAATATGTCTTAAACCACCACCTCCTACTCCTAAAGAACCTGGTCATTCTGGATCTACTGAAGCTTCTCAACCTGGTGCTAGTAATGCTAGTGCTACTGCTGGATCTCTTGATGGTGTTCAATCTAGAGGAGGCTCTGGTACTGCTACTATTCCCAGTCCACCTACCATTACTAATTCTgaatctactactactcctgctGCTGGTGGAGTACAAGGCCCTGGTAATGATGCTAATCCATCTGGTTGTGATCCTGGAATTAAGGATCCCAGTGCTCTAGTTACTCATTGTAAAGGTAAAGAAATGTCTGCTGTTCTAGGTCTACAAGCTGAAGTTACTGATGAAACTGGTGGAAAAGGTGATGCTACTCATGCTGGAGGTTCTCAATctagtgaagatgatgatggtaaaaatggtgaaaTAGGAGATTCTGGTAAAGGTGAAAAGGGTGAAGAAGGATCTACTGGTGATGATCAAGATGGTCCTAGACCTACTCAAAAGGATGGTGAATCTGCTCCTATTGTTGCTACTACTACCGTCGCTGCTACTGGTACCACCGCTCTAGCTGGATATGTCTCTTCAGGTGTTTTTGCCGGAGCAG ATGGAGGCCTGTCTTTTGTTTTATCTGCAATATTGTACAAGGACAAACTATTACCGGGAATCATACCATATCCTATTCCTGTCCAAACTGTTTTCACCTACAGAACTTATGAAGGTAAAATCCTGTTGATACGTCTGCAAGGAAAGGGTACTCAGACTTACTATTTTAATCCAGATACAAATGAAGACGTGGAAAAAgttatattttccaaatttgttGTTTCCAACACTCCTTTTGATAAGAACGATGTTTATGAAATACTACAGAATATAAGTGAGAATTCAGGGTTAGACTTAGTTAAACTAAACCAACGTAAAAACCATATTGCAATCGAGCTACTTGGAGAAAATGACATAATATTTGATCTTACTCACAAGCCTCCAAAGCATACATACATCTCAGAAATAACAAATATACAACTTACCATTTCTAGTTATAGAGATATAGGTGGATTCATAAAGATCCAACATATTCCGACTTCTTATACTCAATTTAGAGTACTTGGTATTAGGCTCAAAGGTAGTGACTATATGAAGGTGAAGGGAGGTTTTCCAAATTATCTAATCACAGAATTTTATGTTTACTATGGAAACTCCGATCACAACCACATTTACCCTCTTCtgatagatttaaaggTAGTCCCAGGTGCTATTGATTCTAGTGGTTATATTCCCAGTCGGTACTACATCACAAAAAATACTTTAGAGGGTAAATGGGACATTAGAAAAGTGGGTTCAgttattgatgaaaaaactGAACTTGGACAGATACTCCAGAATATAGCCACAAACGAAAAACTTAATATTGTTTTAATGGGTGAAAACATTAAGAATAAACTTTATGATATAAGGAACGGATTGCCAATAGATCTGACTCAGACCACAGCGGGAGATATTGGATACACTGGCACATATATATCTGATGAAGTTTATATTCCTTATAAGAAGGAGACATCTTATAATGCATACTCCTATAGCATTAGACATGCTTACAACATCCCAAGATTTCCTATCAAGAGTATAAATACATCAGAGGGAACTATTTCTGGAAAGCAACTTCCTCTACTTAATACAATGTTTTGGAAGATAAATGTCTACTGTAAGAGTAATTCCTATAATGATCCAGTTCTCATAGAGCTAATAGGTCTCTACAATAATAATCGTGATGCTACTGAATCTCCCATGTGCGCCTACTACTATTGCAAAGAAGGTAGTAAGTGGATGGGCTATATTCTCAGTACAACAGTTGGTGAAAGTGGAAaagatatggaaaatgtcATAAAGCATATTAAGCAGAATTATGGAAAGGTAAACCTTGAAGATTCTGGTACTCTTGAAGATCTCAAAAGCAAACTTACCAGATATCCACCAGTTGATACAGGACTTGAAACTGAAGATATCAAAGACACTGATAGTGATGGAGTAAAAGAGGAATCTGGAGAAGGTGGAACTCCTCAAAAGACAGACCAACAAACTTCTGGACCTTCTGCAGGAGCTATAGCAGGTTATACTACCACAGGAGGTGTTGTAGCTGCGGAGACCGTAAACTTTGCACTCGACACTGGATGGAGTGTATTTAGAAGG ACTATTGATTTTGCGCTAATCGCCTTCGTTTATATACCAATAATTTCTATCGCACTTTTGGCAAATCCTATTACCGATCGCATCATGCACTATATGCCGAGCAAATCTGGCGAAGATGATAACAACAAAGTAAAGACATAC ACACGAACGTATCCCAGGCTTTGTTTGGTTACAACAATAACTGCACTCGTTTTTTGCATTTATTTGTACTATATTGAGACTCACATACGAAAGAGCCTGAATCTCAGTTTGGAATCATGCAACAGTTTTTTGACAG CACCGAGACTCAGCTGCGTCTGCGAGACATCAGCAATGATAAGGGGGGCCTATAACGCAAAGTATCATCCAAACACAAGTCTTATACTTTCTCAGACACTTACCTCTGTATTTATGCtgatatttttcatcatatcttcttcctcttggaTTGACAA GTACTCCATGTTTGACATTGAGACTTTGAAGCATTACAAATGGATGATTTCCTGCTTTGTGATTCTCACCATTCAAATTGCCAATGTGAGTTTGAGAATCGCTCTCGCGGGTATTTCCGTTGACAGCGAATTGTTAAAGCTGATTTGCAAGGTATCAGCGTCATTGTTGGCCTTTTTGTTGCCAATTGTTCTCTTTGATCATTGCATAAAGTACCTCGTGCAACGAGACAAGAATTCAGAgcaaaagtttttggagCTCCTGTTTTCTACAAGACTGGGAACCTGGAGTCCAAAGTAG
- a CDS encoding uncharacterized protein (encoded by transcript BEWA_022260A), producing the protein MEDWQKWTRRETKVKKPPTYLFFPNRTPAQTYIISVLTGCAIMGFSYVLLENSSRTQGKAVKAVERDQIAQSDMHNEQTAIFMRYYDNNRIRGQRRILNLSDKPVSAVLITDPEARNPEPKGIVE; encoded by the coding sequence ATGGAGGATTGGCAAAAGTGGACGAGAAGGGAGACCAAGGTCAAGAAGCCTCCCACCTACCTCTTTTTCCCAAACAGAACACCGGCACAGACGTACATCATTTCAGTCCTTACGGGATGTGCCATCATGGGATTCTCATACGTGCTCCTGGAAAACAGCTCAAGGACCCAGGGGAAAGCTGTAAAGGCCGTTGAAAGAGATCAAATCGCCCAGAGTGACATGCATAACGAGCAAACTGCAATCTTTATGAGGTACTATGACAATAATCGCATAAGAGGACAACGGAGAATTCTCAATTTAAGTGATAAACCGGTCTCTGCCGTTTTGATCACGGATCCAGAGGCCAGGAATCCCGAACCAAAGGGGATAGTAGAATAA